AGAGTGTGCATTAAGATCTCGCAAGCGTTATATCTGCGATCGCGGCCGACTGACTGAAGCCATGGATCGATCCAAGACGTAGGAAAGGGGCCACGAGAGACATCGTAGCCAGTCCAGCAGTCTTCTAAAGACTGACGAAGGAGATTCTTGTATCCGGGACTCGCAAAGATTAAGTCAGCGATAACATTTGGCCGGGCGTCACCGATGACATCCCAAAAAGCCCTGGGTGCCTTCTTTAGAAAGTTTGTGAGGATTGTGATggccatcaccaagacacTCTCTGCAGGGCAGAACTGGATATGGCGGAACAGAAGGTCGTAGATGTGACTGACTGTGCCACTCAGCTCAAGATTCCGTAACCGCTGCATAATGACATCCGCAGTCAATGTCCTTAGAATTTCATTAAATCCTTCCCAGAACTGCGCCATTTCAGGCCATGAGTCCATAGCTGAAGCCTCTCTTTTAGAAACGTCCTCAATGGCCCTTGTCAGACCGCTGCTGACAGCCCAGTCGAACTGTTCCAATGTCATACTATTGCTGTCAAGATTTCGATAGTTATCTGTTGCCCATTTCCGGCGATCCTGGTTTTTGAGGTCAAAGATAAAGTAGGTCATTCCAGGCAAAGGCTCTTTGGTCCCAAGCTTGAGGCCGCTTTTCCCTTGAAGTCGCTGGAAAACATACTGAAAGGTCATTCTTCGATCCGCATCCTCCATATACGGCATGCAGCATAGTGCCTCGTATATAGAGATATGGACCTCGGGTAGATGCTCACCGAGTTGGGATTTCTTGAAAGTAGAGCCTTCTGAAATGATCTTCTCAATAAACCCCTTGGCCCATCGCAGGCTTAGGTCGATTCGTTCAACATCTCTCTGCTCCAACATCGACCGAATGTCGACTACAACTTCTTCATTCCATCGTTCTTGGAATTGCTGCAAGAGTTCTCGGCGCTGCATATGCCAATTATAGACACAGTCTGCGCAATGCTTTAGGCAACCGTTAAGCCTCTCGCTGAGCTGCTCTCCCCATTTTCCTTGGCTTGATTGATCGAAGCCAAAAATCAGGCAATTCCAGTATGTGACCTCGAGTCGCTCCTTTCCTGCCTTAATTCGactattcttttcttctggcGTAATCGATGAGTCGGGGTCGTCCACGAGTTTGTAGTTTTCATTATCCTCGTCGTTGATGCGTGGGCACAGGAGATGACATTCCTCATCGAAGCGTTGAATCTTCTCGTACCATTGGCTGAGTTGCTCATGAAGATCCATTGTAGGGTTCGCAGGTACGTTGGCGCATCTCTTGGGATCGTGGCTAAAACAAAGAATTCGGGGGTGATGTGGGAGGTCGGGTTGTCATGAGGTTGCGACAATTTATTTTCAAGTCTAGCGAGGATCGTATTCAACGAAGAGAAGGATATGTCCAAGAATGTCGCAACGAGTTGAAGGTTGGTTTGTCGTGGCGGTCGAAAATTCGAAGTTTGTGTTGAAGGATCGTTGCTGGGGCACTCTGGCTTCAAAATCAAACAACCCCTTCCGTAAGTGTCTGATCATTTGCGGGACAACCCTAGGAGATAAAACGGTGATGCGAATAGAAATCTGAGTCGCGGAGAATATATGGAGTCCCTTAATATCCTGTCGGAGCTTGTATTCCAGCAAGGCAATGAGCCTACGGAGCAAtacaaaagaagaagatcaggTCAGGATAGGAAAATAGTTATAACGCTAGTAGGTCAGAAACTGGCTGGGCTTTGACGCGCTTGGGTTGCCGCGTTTTCTGCAGGGGGTTTAATGAGAAATAGCGGGCCGTTCGTTGCTGGCTGGTAAGGCACCTAAGCCACTGATGTCTAATTTGGGTGAGATGGTTGCTGAGATGGCTTGTGATAGGACACAGGCAGGATAATGCAATGCATGTGTAAGAAACATAGGTACTTTGTTGCACGAAATGCTGAAGCGGTGCAACTTATTTAACGAAAACAACCCCCAATTATCTAACTACAGGCACTTAATCACtgtcctcctccttcagctgcttcttcaatccTGCTTTCCCTCCATACTGCCTCTTCCCCGTTCGCTCCATCAGCCCATCAAGAGGACATTTTGATTTATTCCATTCTTCGCTCCCCTCGCTTGTGTTTGCTCTACAGCGGATACAACTTCGTCCGTGTTGAACGAACAGCTTGTGCAATCCATACTTCAGATGATTAGGGATGCGCACCTCCAGATGACTAAATGTCTGATCTCGAGTGGCTTTGGGGGGTATCCATTTCAGCCATCCACTGATGCGGTGAACATGGGTGTCGACTGCGAAGCTGGGTTGTTGGAGGCAGAAGAGAATAACGCAAGATGCTGTCTTGACGCCAATACCAGGGAATTTAGTGAGTGTCTGCATGGCTTCATCGGGAGCCATACCATGTATATGGTCTAGTGAAAGAATATCTTGGTCAGTCTTCAAGATTTCAAGATCTTTTTGACCTTGAGTTTTGTTGTCCGCTCCGGCAATACCAGACAAGTTTCCCCCTTTTTTCTCTTGCATAAAGGCCTCTCGTCGTTTGGTGTTCTCTTCATGAACTAACTCCAGGATTGCCTTTATGTCTTTACCCTTGACTTGAGCCAAGCCGCCTGTCTTGATTGATTCAACGATGGTGGGCAAAGGAGCAACTCTGACCTTGTTCCAGTCAACGCTGCCTTTCCCAATACCTTTGTCAACAGTGCCGAATGTGGTCACCAGCCCCCTGAATGCTGCACTTGAGTTGCGGTTGGAAGTGTTCGCGCTTAAGCGGGTACGAATTAAGGCATCGAGAACAGATGGTACCTCTCCGCAACCCGACACTTCCAAAGATGGCGCTGGTATCTTCTCGGGGGCTTTTGCTTCTCCATGTATTTTTGCCAGTCGACGATAGACCTCTTCACATTCTTCTGCTGATGGGGTACTCCACTCTGGAAAAGGCGTCATGCCGGGAGTAAGTCCATACGGGTTATCCTTCGTCTTTTTGACCGTTTTCCGAACTGGTGCTTCTATTGCCACCTGGAGATCCTCATCCGTCAAAAGCTTGACTTGAGACTTAGTTGATGTCTCGTCATCAGATTCAAAGTATGAAGATTTTGATGTTGATTTCCTTGGGCGAAGGGATCTTCGGGTTGCCAACTCCGTGACCTGGGTCGAACCTTGCTTCGCAGCTTTCATCTCCGATTTGGCCACAGGTGAGGCCTCTTCAACTTTGGCACTTTCCTCCAAGTCCTGCATTTCTTCCGAATTTTCCGGGGGTGTAGGAATCGACTCGATTTCCTTCCTGGGAGCACGAACAGGTCCCAGATTGCGCGGTAGGTCATCCAAATACTCATCCTCCACCTGGTGCTTGGTCTTCCTCCCGGTCTTCATTTTCTTCACGGGCACCTCCTCTCTACCTACGTCCTTACGTTTCCGTAATGTTCGAGCAGCCATCTCGACTTGCGCAGAAGGTGTAGAAGTGTGGAAGTGACGAaagattggagatgatgtaGGTAGACTCAGACAGGGGTGCAAGGTTGTCCAAATCTTGACGGCAAATAGGAAATAGCTTTTCATTCCACAAGAGCAGGCAATATCTTGATGTTCTATATCAACATCCTGCTCATTTTCGTTCTGGTCTTGGTAAGTGTCTGATCAGTTTTGCGATTACTtataccttaggtatctACCTAGTTGATCGCATCAATGACCTCAAGAGTCGACACAAGGATCGCTGGGGACTATCTCCACACTGCAAATCGTCGCTCTGCCGGGATCCACTGAACTAGTACCTTAGTTAGTGCCTAACCAAAACCTAGCTAGCTGGTCAGAGTGGCTTTACTGTACCTGACTTACCCTGTGCCATCCGCCGCTCTTGAAATAGCAGCTTCAAGGGGCATTAGAACACAATAGAAACATTTATTATGTTCTTCAGAAGTTGCTTCAACTTTTACAACTCCTTtttcatttttttttttttttcattcAGGGATCACAAATTGTTACTCACCGGACTTCCATCATACTAAATGAGGGCTTAGCGACGCTTTAGCTTTAGGGAATGAAATATTCAAGAAAATTTCAATGTCAATACATCTGGACAAATGATACACAGTAGAGTCTAGTAAATGGCCCAGCGAAATATTCTCTGAAGACATTCTCAAATATAACCATGTTTATAGAACTCGATCTGAACAGCAGTGGGTTCATCCATCAGATTCAATTTCCACTGCCTTATAACATCTTTACAACACATACGTTCGACGCTGGATCCAtcattaagaagctactgaATATATATGATAGCTAGTAAGACTGTTTTGAATCATTAGATAACCAATATGGATGTGGTCTATATGCTCTCAGATTGAGTAACATAGCTAGCAGATCTCGTGTGGTTCATATGTGATGAGCACTGCCCAAGAGTGAATACTGGTGGACTGGAACATCGATTGGAGAGCTTAGACCGAGTAACAAGATCTGTTGATTCTATAATACGCTGGTGAGCTATCTCTCGCTGTGGTATAACGGAAAGATAGAGGGGATGGGCTCCTACACACATACAAGCACAGGTAAAAGGCAGTGCCTACGAGTGCTGATGAAATGATGGTAAGGAAGCATATATACCTGTTATTGTAATAGAGCTGTAGTACAAGCATCATGAAAATATGATACAGttctcaagaacatgactgttgtttaaatataaatgcTTAGCTGGTTAATAGTACTGATCCCAAGGTTTCAAGATGAATAAGAGCTTTGACGAGACAAACGACCCATAGGCCATGTTGCACGGACCAAATATTCTCAGAGCAAGATATATGTTGCCCCAGATACCAAGGAATTCAACTCAACTTGAGGACCTAACCGCTTCTGATACAATAAAATGCTTCTCTGGCTCTCTCCTGCAACCAACCATCGCTTTTCACTTTCTATTCACTAGTCCAAGGCAACAACTGCCTCGTTTGCTCGCGGTATGCAATGataatcttttctttctcataTTGTGAATCACAGTGAACTAACGCAACAACGTAGACATTTCTTTTGATCGCTAGGCTCAGGCCGATTCTCAATCATGCCTATCGAAAGAATCGACCTTGAGGCGCAACAAGAGACGGATGCCGTTTTATTTCTTTCTGAAGAATACCGTGGGACTTTTGGTCGTCGAAGGCGTCTCTCATCTTGCACAATTGGAGATGAGGATACCAGCAGCCACTCAAACACCCCAgccctcctcctcgaacAGGGTGAACTTGAACTCAAAGCAATAAGGCTACAGAATAGGACTATACAAGCCGGTTCCTTTCTTGAAGTACGCTCATTTCTTTCCGGAAAATATCTTGTTGAGTTTATTCTGGTCAAAATCCTATTTCGATGCCGGTCTACAAATGCGGTCAAAATCCGTGGCACACCGTTCCTGAGAAATCGTTCAGCTTTAGCAAAGCttccaaagaagccaaacgAAGTCTGCATGCTGATATGTCGAGATTTCGACACGAATaacgaagaagaaacagacaTCAGTACATCACAAGTGGTACAAATGCACACACTGCTGATAACCAACGCCAAATACCCCAACTTCAACCGGGCTGTCTTCAATCCACAATATCCTGCAGAAAGGGGCCGACCGAATGTGCAGTCCACACACTTAACCTGCCGCTAGAAGCTGGAGGTTTGTTACGCTGGACAAGGGAGCCGTCGGAAGCAGGTTGAAGAATCTCTTGTTCGTATTGACCCCAGCGAAGTCTCGCGGAGAGAATATAGAATTTCCAACGAGATACTCCGCAACAGATGGCGAGGAACTACCGCCAAAGGAGGCTCATGGAACCCCTTTTCAGGCGGTCACCTCATCGACCTGGAGTCTGAGCGGCCCAGCGAGGAAGATCGAGGCCACGGTCAGCGGTACACGATATTTGACTCTTGTTCCGGTGCTGGCGGGGTATCGCGAGGAGCCCTCATGGCTGGTTTCAAAGTCCAATATGCATTGGATAAAGCGCCCGAGGTTTGGGATACCTACCAAGCAAACTTTTCTGAAACCGAACTATTCAAGATGTCGCTTGACCAATTTCTATCCAGCCCGCAGACGAGTCATATGCGAGTTGATGTTCTACACTTTTCTCCGCCCTGTCAATTCTTTTCGCCAGCACACACACACGCATCAGAACATGATGATACAAATATCTTTGCCTTATATGGCTGCAATCAACTACTCAAAAAGTTGCGTCCCCGTATAATCACCGTGGAGCAAACATTCGGGCTTACGCATGACCGGCACGAGGAGTACTTCAATGGCTTCCTCGGGGACTTCACACAGCATGGATACTCCATACGCTGGAGAGTCATAAGGCTTTGCACGTGGGGAGCTGCTCAAGACCGGAGACGCCTAATCATTATTGCCGCCGCACCGGGCGAGAGACTTCCAACCTTCCCCCAAGCTACACACAGTCGTGAGGGCGGCAATGGACTGCTGTCCTACAATAGCATCGGAAAGGCGCTAAGGGGCATCCGCGCAGGAGATGATCTTCATGACCTTGATAATGTCCATTATTTCGATCCACCGCGAGCGCCATATGACCCAGAGCGCCTGGCAGGGACCGTCACCACTGGTGGAAGTGATTTTTACTACCCTGACGGCACACGAAAGCTCACTCTCAGAGAGTATGCAAGCTTGCAGGGATTTCCGAAGTCGCATCAGTTCCTCGGTACGAAAACATCCATCAAACGGCAGATTGGAAACGCGT
The window above is part of the Fusarium musae strain F31 chromosome 6, whole genome shotgun sequence genome. Proteins encoded here:
- a CDS encoding hypothetical protein (EggNog:ENOG41) — protein: MAARTLRKRKDVGREEVPVKKMKTGRKTKHQVEDEYLDDLPRNLGPVRAPRKEIESIPTPPENSEEMQDLEESAKVEEASPVAKSEMKAAKQGSTQVTELATRRSLRPRKSTSKSSYFESDDETSTKSQVKLLTDEDLQVAIEAPVRKTVKKTKDNPYGLTPGMTPFPEWSTPSAEECEEVYRRLAKIHGEAKAPEKIPAPSLEVSGCGEVPSVLDALIRTRLSANTSNRNSSAAFRGLVTTFGTVDKGIGKGSVDWNKVRVAPLPTIVESIKTGGLAQVKGKDIKAILELVHEENTKRREAFMQEKKGGNLSGIAGADNKTQGQKDLEILKTDQDILSLDHIHGMAPDEAMQTLTKFPGIGVKTASCVILFCLQQPSFAVDTHVHRISGWLKWIPPKATRDQTFSHLEVRIPNHLKYGLHKLFVQHGRSCIRCRANTSEGSEEWNKSKCPLDGLMERTGKRQYGGKAGLKKQLKEEDSD
- a CDS encoding hypothetical protein (EggNog:ENOG41); the protein is MPIERIDLEAQQETDAVLFLSEEYRGTFGRRRRLSSCTIGDEDTSSHSNTPALLLEQGELELKAIRLQNRTIQAGSFLEVRSFLSGKYLVEFILVKILFRCRSTNAVKIRGTPFLRNRSALAKLPKKPNEKLEVCYAGQGSRRKQVEESLVRIDPSEVSRREYRISNEILRNRWRGTTAKGGSWNPFSGGHLIDLESERPSEEDRGHGQRYTIFDSCSGAGGVSRGALMAGFKVQYALDKAPEVWDTYQANFSETELFKMSLDQFLSSPQTSHMRVDVLHFSPPCQFFSPAHTHASEHDDTNIFALYGCNQLLKKLRPRIITVEQTFGLTHDRHEEYFNGFLGDFTQHGYSIRWRVIRLCTWGAAQDRRRLIIIAAAPGERLPTFPQATHSREGGNGLLSYNSIGKALRGIRAGDDLHDLDNVHYFDPPRAPYDPERLAGTVTTGGSDFYYPDGTRKLTLREYASLQGFPKSHQFLGTKTSIKRQIGNAFPPNTVRVLYKHLEQWLLNEDRMKPFTSNQDTILIEDDSEATANFTDDSEDRSRHSPDMMDGNIVEAFDIQQHRRGRYPWAVEDMVIDLT